The sequence GTTAAACCCAGAGTCGTCTGGCGCGACCGGTACTGGATTACCGATGAAGCGGTCAGCACGTACATCCGCTCGGCGGGCCTGTTCGGGCTGGAAATGCATTCGCCCATTATGTGCATCGGCAATGGCATTCCGGCTATTGTCGGCCGATTTGCCGAGCAAACCAGCAAGGGGGCCATGTGGCGGGATATTGGCCTCGGTGACTGGCTGTTCGATATGGACAACGAGCAGGATGTGGCCCGATACGTTCCGACTGTACTGGCCATGGCCAAAGATCCGAAAGCCGCCAAATCGAAAGCGGCCAAAGGACGAAAATTCGTGGAACAGCGACAGCGGGAAACAATGGGTCTCCTCAAGAAAAACGTGACGCCACTCTAAGCCTATGCCATCAAGACGGGATTTTATCAAGCAATCGGCCCTGTCCACCGCAGTAACGTTATGGCCCAACGAGAACCCCTTGCTCCCTTCGGTGAAGCCGCGTGTTACCCAAAAGGAGAACCCGGTCATTATCCTACGCTCCTCGTGGGGCGATGGTAATATTGGCGATCAGGGCCATACGCCCGGCACCATCCGGCTGCTGACGCAATCGATTCCCAACGCCGAAATTCTCCTGTGGCATACCGACCCGCGCCCAGAAACCGAAAAGCTTATCCATAAAAACTTCCCGAAGGTGACAATCATCCGGGGGAAGTTTTACGAACCGGGAAAACCGTTCGACGGTGAGATTCGGGAAGCCTTTGAGCGAGCCGATCTGTTCCTGTTCAATTCGGGGATGGCCATGAATTTTGGGCTGTATGGCAAAGACTGGGCGGGGAATATGTCGAGCCTGACACCGTATATCTACTGCCGAAAATAATATCCCGTTTGGCATTTACGGCCAGTCATTCGATCGGTTCGATTTCCCGTCCATGTATGCCTATCGAAATGTACTGAGTCAGGCTGCTTTTGTTTATTGTCGGGATGGTGAATCGCTTAAATTCCTGAAAGAAAACAAGTTCCGGACGCCCGTCCTTGAGTTCGGGCCGGATGGTTGTTTTGGGATCAATGTACGCGATGAAGAAAAGGGACTGGTGTATCTGAAAAAGTCGGGGCTCGAAACGCAGAAATTTCTGGCCGTTGTGATCCTGACCAACACGCCCTACGCCAACCGACGATCCAATGCCATCGACCTCGTCAAATCGGTTGCTGAGCTACAGGAGCAGGACAACGAGCGGATGGCTAAAATTCGGGCGATGATCACCAACTGGGTGCGCGATACGGGGCTGAAGGTGCTGCTGGCTCCCGAGGTAATCAAAGAAATCGAAACCGCCAAAAGCTTCCTCTACGATCAGTTACCCGATGATGTAAAAGCGAATGTCGTCTGGCGGGATACGTTCTGGAATGTCGACGAGGCCATGTCCGTTTACGCCCGTGCGCACACTATTTTTGGGATGGAACCCCATTCGCTCATCATGGGACTAACCCTGGGCGTACCCATTCTACACGCCTGGCCACCCTCACACGGGCGAAAGGCATGGATGTTCCGCGACATTGGCTTACCCGACTGGCTCGTTCAGGTTGACGAATCGTCAGCCAACGACTGGACGAAGCAACTGCGGTTAATCCATCAGGATTATGCAGGAGCGAAGAAAAAAGTGGCGACCTCGATGGATTTTGTGCACCAGCGGCAAGCCTCGACCATGCAGGTAATCGATAAAGCAATTCAGAATCGGCAAAAAACGAGCCGCCAATGACCGGTTAACTCCTTCTTTACTCTGTTTTTTGTTCAATAGAGTCCATCACACAGAAACCGGGCGGCTGCCCGGTTTCTGTGTGTATAAACCAATCTCAGTTCATGCCGGTAAACGGCACTTATAATTTGGGTTCCCAGCCTTTTTCATACTCACGACTCCACAGTTTCATGGCGTCCTTATCCTGAATATGGCCATTTTTCGAGTCAATTGCGA comes from Spirosoma aureum and encodes:
- a CDS encoding polysaccharide pyruvyl transferase family protein, which encodes MYGQSFDRFDFPSMYAYRNVLSQAAFVYCRDGESLKFLKENKFRTPVLEFGPDGCFGINVRDEEKGLVYLKKSGLETQKFLAVVILTNTPYANRRSNAIDLVKSVAELQEQDNERMAKIRAMITNWVRDTGLKVLLAPEVIKEIETAKSFLYDQLPDDVKANVVWRDTFWNVDEAMSVYARAHTIFGMEPHSLIMGLTLGVPILHAWPPSHGRKAWMFRDIGLPDWLVQVDESSANDWTKQLRLIHQDYAGAKKKVATSMDFVHQRQASTMQVIDKAIQNRQKTSRQ